Proteins from one Cryptomeria japonica chromosome 4, Sugi_1.0, whole genome shotgun sequence genomic window:
- the LOC131874892 gene encoding disease resistance protein TAO1-like has translation MGRAMVADNYPGIGERRRSWRLEDAEVITKSLGTMSIQGFSISGEERSNIVLQEESFASMTNLQLLWIAGEVEKTDFLNLCPDLRWLRWKSSPLTCLPSEWSVEHLTVLDLSSGTRESPTKLRELWSERSLSKVEFLHNDITYTPVLLTIDDAILTFHKFFLDNYVKHATGNEEFENLSVLRLSSAQYLERLPDFSAFPALTVLDLEDCPNLTSIPDSIGILGGLKCLNLSWCRNLVKLPDGISKLSSLEKLSLSHCISLKELPSAMEELMALKELDIGFARHIQELPNFGKLLKLESLTLAGCLSISFLPDPIGELNNLKELDIQFLGLIQKLPSLRNLLSLKKLIISGCESLRNLPESLGELRCLQYLEMNKCSSIDCLPEKFRDLVHLEELYMNDCPRFLNFPSGFENLLNLRILEMRHNPSLMQLPSSISKLPSLVWFDASDCNLLDGLHEGIGDLLPLGILNLENNFFCQLPSSIFKLTNLTKLNLNNCHSLEELPTLPQGIVELDVGSCTQLIRLPCMSDLKRLTTLMLCNCEKLIELPELSSSQCLAVLNISKCINIRSLEGVEGLNSLKTFYSGGSGVSVSNLNQHIEVCGILYFLFKCLSF, from the exons ATGGGAAGGGCAATGGTTGCCGATAATTATCCAGGCATTGGAGAACGTAGGAGATCATGGAGACTGGAAGATGCAGAAGTAATAACAAAAAGCTTG GGAACTATGAGTATTCAAGGCTTCTCTATATCTGGAGAAGAGAGGAGTAATATAGTCTTGCAAGAAGAATCCTTTGCATCTATGACCAATCTGCAATTGCTTTGGATTGCTGGAGAAGTTGAAAAGACAGACTTCCTAAATTTATGTCCTGATTTGAGGTGGCTGCGTTGGAAGTCGTCCCCATTGACATGTTTGCCTTCTGAATGGTCTGTAGAACATCTAACCGTACTGGATTTGAGTTCTGGGACAAGGGAGTCTCCTACCAAGTTAAGAGAATTATGGAGTGAGAGATCCCTTTCCAAGGTAGAGTTTCTACACAATGATATTACTTATACACCAGTATTGCTGACCATAGATGATGCTATTTTAACTTTTCATAAATTTTTTTTGGACAATTATGTTAAGCATGCAACTGGAAATGAA GAATTTGAGAATCTCAGTGTGCTTCGGCTGAGTTCTGCTCAATATCTAGAGAGACTTCCAGATTTCTCAGCCTTTCCAGCACTCACGGTTCTTGATCTAGAAGATTGTCCCAACTTGACGAGTATACCAGATTCTATTGGTATCCTAGGAGGACTCAAGTGCTTAAATCTTTCCTGGTGTAGGAACTTGGTCAAGCTTCCTGATGGTATCTCTAAACTCTCATCACTTGAAAAACTCTCGCTAAGCCATTGCATTTCACTAAAGGAGTTGCCAAGTGCCATGGAAGAATTAATGGCTCTAAAAGAACTAGATATAGGATTTGCAAGACATATTCAGGAGCTGCCTAATTTTGGTAAACTACTTAAATTGGAATCTTTGACTTTAGCTGGCTGCTTGTCCATTAGCTTTCTGCCGGATCCAATTGGAGAGCTCAATAACCTAAAAGAACTTGATATACAGTTTTTAGGGCTTATTCAGAAGCTACCTTCATTGCGAAACCTCTTGTCCTTGAAAAAGCTGATTATAAGTGGCTGTGAAAGCTTAAGAAACTTACCTGAATCACTTGGAGAACTCAGGTGTTTGCAGTATCTTGAAATGAACAAATGTAGTAGTATAGACTGTTTGCCAGAGAAATTTAGAGACCTTGTGCACCTGGAGGAACTGTACATGAATGACTGCCCCAGATTTCTTAATTTTCCCAGTGGTTTTGAAAATCTTTTAAACCTCAGAATTTTGGAAATGAGGCATAATCCTAGTTTAATGCAACTTCCTTCAAGCATTTCCAAACTTCCATCGTTGGTGTGGTTTGATGCAAGCGACTGTAATCTGTTAGATGGTCTTCATGAAGGGATCGGAGATCTATTGCCACTGGGAATTCTCAACCTAGAAAATAATTTTTTCTGCCAATTGCCATCAAGCATTTTTAAACTTACTAATTTAACCAAGCTGAACTTGAATAATTGCCACTCTCTTGAAGAACTTCCTACTCTTCCCCAAGGAATTGTAGAGTTGGACGTTGGCAGTTGTACACAATTGATAAGATTACCCTGTATGTCAGATTTGAAAAGGTTGACAACTTTGATGCTATGCAACTGTGAAAAATTAATAGAACTGCCAGAGCTCAGCTCATCTCAGTGCTTGGCAGTGCTCaacatatcaaaatgcataaatATTAGAAGTCTGGAAGGAGTTGAAGGGTTGAACTCATTAAAAACATTTTACTCTGGGGGATCCGGTGTTTCTGTATCAAACCTTAACCAGCATATCGAGGTATGTGGGATTCtgtattttctctttaaatgtctctCCTTTTAA